In Sorangium aterium, the genomic stretch TACGGCTCGCTGCTCCTCGTCGCGCTCAACGCGACGGCGCGCTACCAGAACCTCCGCTACGCCGCCCCGGCGCTCGCGATGCTGCTCGTCGCGGCGGCCCTCGGGGCCGAGGCGCTCGCGCGGCGGGGGCGGCTCGCGGCGGGCGTCGCCGCGGCGCTCGCGCTCGCGGCCCTCGCGGCGCCCTCCCCGTGGTTCGGGCGGCAGATCGACCACTTCGCCCGCTCCTCGGCCAACATCGCCGGGCAGCAGGTCGAGGTCGCGCGGCGCCTCGCCGCGCGCGCGCCGCGGCCGCGGCGGGTGCTGCTCGGCGACGCGGGCGCGATCCCGTACCTGTCGGGGATCCCGGCCATCGACGGGCTCGGGCTCGGCGGGTACCGGGGGATGCCGTTCGCGCGGGCCTCGGTGCACGGCGTGCCGGCCGTTGTCGAGCTCATCGAGCGGCTCGACGCCGCCGAGCGGCCTGACGTCTTTGCCCTGTACCCCTCGTGGTGGGGCGGGCTCGCGGACGTCTTCGGCCGGCGCGTCGACGCGGTGAAGATCGAGGACAACGTGATGTGCGCCGCGGACGAGAAGGTGATCTACGAGGCGGACTGGTCGGCGCTCGCCCCGCCGGGGGAGCGCCGCGACGGGGCCATCGACGAGGTGGACATCGCCGACCTGGTCGACGAGCGGGCGCACGGCTACGCGTTCCCGTCGCCGCGCGGCGGCTGGGTCGTCGGCGCCGTGCTTCGGGACGGGAGCGACGGCGGCGGTGCGCCGCGGTTCGACGCCGGCAGGATCATCCCCGAGGGGCGCGAGCAGTCGTTCGCGATCGGAGCGGCCGCCGCGGCCGCCGCGGCCGCCGCGAGCGCCCGCGGGCCCGCCGTGCTCGCGCTGCGCACCGACGGGGGCGGCCCGATCGCGATCGGCGTGGCGGTCGAGCGCGCCGCGGACGAGGCGCGCGTCGAGGTGCCAGAGCGTCCTCTGGACCGCTGGTCCGAGATCCGGGTGCCGCTGCGCGACGTCGCGCCGGGGGACCTGGTCCGGATCCGCGCGCTCCGGGGGACGTTCCGCAGCTTCCATGTCTGGCTGCTGCGGCCGTGATCGGCCTCCTTGCCGCCCGCGCGGCGTCCTCGTGGCGCGCGCCCGCGACACAGCGCGTCGCGAGCCACGGGGACGTCGCGCGACGGATCCATGGTAAGAGCCACCACGTGGCGAGGTGGTTCCGTGCGTCGGCCTTCGCGGCGACAGCTGGCAGGGAGGTGGCCTCGTTCGCGAGGCAGGCGGTCCTCCTGCCGTACGACACCCTCGCGCCGGTGATCCCTGACGGGGCGCGCGACGGCGACGAGGTGGTGGTCATCCTTCACGGGCTCTTCGCCTCCGCCGGCGTCCTCCGGCCGTTGCGCACGGCGATCGAGCGTCACGCGGCCCTGTCGCGCGCCTCGCGGGCGCGTGGTCGGACGGACCCGGCGCGCGCCGAGCCGTCGTGGTCGGTCCACACGGCGACGATGTCCTACGCGCCGGGGCCCGGCGTCGAGGCGCTGTCAGAGCGCCTCGCGGCGCTCGTCGCGGCGCTGCCGGACGGGGCGCGCTTGCACCTCGTCGGCCACAGCATGGGCGGCATCGTGTGCCGCTTCTTCGCGCAGGAGGTCGGCGATCCGCGCATCGTGCAGACCATCTCCATGGCGAGCCCGTTCGGCGGCATCCCGCGCGTGGCGCTGCTCGGCTTCGGCGGCGCGCGCGATCTCGACGCGTCGAGCCCGGTCCTCCGGCGCGTCCTCCTCGGGACGGCGCGCTCGAGCATCCCGCACCTGTCGATCGTCGCGGGGGCCGACACGCTGGTCCGCTCGCCCATCGCGCACGCGCTGCCGGGCGGCGAGGTGCGGGTGATGGAGGGGCGGGGGCACAACACGCTCCTCTTCGATCCCGAGGTGGCCGCGCTCGTGGCGCGGCACGTCGTCGAGCGGCGCGGCCCCGCGCGCTGACCTATCGCCGCTCGGCGCTTCGTGCTAGCTCGCTCGCGTGCGCTCGCCCATCGCCTGCCTCGCCGCCGTCGGGGCCTTGCTCGCCCCGCTCGCCTGGTCCTCGCCTTCGCGCGCGGACGCCTCCGCGTGGACCTTCGTGGGCGCCGGCGCGATCGGCTGGAAGCAGGGGGAAAGCGATCTCGTCTTCGACGGCGCGCTGTCGTGCGACGTCGGCGTCGGGACCACGCCCGACGCGCCCGTCATCGTCGGCGGCCTGATGCGTGCGACGCCGATTCTCGACAGCGGCATCGATCTCGCGCTGCTCGCCCGGGTCGCGACGCGCGGCTTCCAGGCTGGCCAGCTGGGCCTTGCCCTCGACGCGGGCGGCTACCGCCGCTTCTGGGGCGCGGGTTCCACGGGCTTTGCCGGCGCGCTCACGCTTGGGGCGCCGCTCGGCATCAGCCTCTCGCTCCAGGGGAGCTACGGGACAGACAATGCGATGGCGTTCGCCGCCATCGCGGGGATCGACCTGCTGCGTCTCACCGTCTACCGCCAGTCGCTCCTGCCGCTGTGGCCGAACCCGTTCCCCGCGCAGCAGCGCGGGCAGGACGTCGCCTCGCGCTGAGGGGCGCGCGAGCGTCTCTCCGGACACGATGGGGAGCCGTCGAGCCGGGAAGTGGGCAGTCGAGGGGGCGGTCGAGGACCGGGCGCGCGACGCGCATTGGCGCCGCGGACGCCGGTTGACCGGCGAAGTCGTGCCCCGGCAGGGTGCGGCCAGGGGGGCGTCATGGATGTCGTCGCCGCGCTCGCCATCCTCCTCCTCGCGTTCATTCACGTTGCGCCTCGCCGGATCGGATGTCAGGCGCGGAGGGCCGACGAGATCGCGACGGCGAAGCCGGCGCTCGAGACGGTGGCCGAGTGGAGCGAGCCGATCGATGGCGCCCGCTCTATGACGGAGCTGCCCGCGGCGGCGCGGCAGTATGTGGAGATGGTCGAGAAGGAGACCGGCGTGCCGGTCGACGTCGTCTCGGTCGGAGCAGACCGCGAGGCGACCATCGTCCGGCGCAACGCGTTCGCCTGAGAAGCGCTACGGCTCTCTTCTCATCTGTTCGATCCAGCCACGAATCTCGCCCAGGGCCGGGCTCCGGGCATCCGGGTTTCTTGCCAGAATCCTGGCGGCGGCCTGCTCCATGCAGGCGATCGCTTCCGTGTTTCTCTTGACCCCCATGAGGCACCGGCCGAGCGCGATCAACGCAAGCGTGACCGCGCTGCCGCTCGTCGAGTCGGCCGCCGCCTCCTGGATGCGGAGGGCTCTCTCGGCGAGCGGGAGCGCGTCTGCCGGCCGCTCCGCCTCGAGCAGCACGTAGATCAGGGACGTCATGATGTACGCCGTGTCGCGGCTTTCCCCGTGCGCCCGCTCGGAGAGGGCGACCGCCCTCACGAGGTGCTCGGAAGCCTCCTCCAAGGCGCCCGCCGTCCAGAGATTGATCCCAAGACTATGGAGAAGACGGCTAAGCCGCGGATCGTCCGTGCCGAAGTTGGCCTCCGCGACGCGCAGCGCGCGCCGAATCCACGCGTCGGCCTCGACAAGGCGACCTGGGTCGCTGCGCGGGTTGGCGGCGATGTAGGCCAGCCCGCGCAGCGGGGCGATGACCTGGGGCGCATCTCGCCCGTAAGCTCGCTCTGCCAGGTCCAGCGCGCCGCGGAATGCCTTCTCGGCTTCCACAATATCGCCGGCTCGCACCAACTGTCCTGCGCGGTCGAG encodes the following:
- a CDS encoding esterase/lipase family protein — protein: MARWFRASAFAATAGREVASFARQAVLLPYDTLAPVIPDGARDGDEVVVILHGLFASAGVLRPLRTAIERHAALSRASRARGRTDPARAEPSWSVHTATMSYAPGPGVEALSERLAALVAALPDGARLHLVGHSMGGIVCRFFAQEVGDPRIVQTISMASPFGGIPRVALLGFGGARDLDASSPVLRRVLLGTARSSIPHLSIVAGADTLVRSPIAHALPGGEVRVMEGRGHNTLLFDPEVAALVARHVVERRGPAR
- a CDS encoding tetratricopeptide repeat protein yields the protein MDTGDDLKALLDRAGQLVRAGDIVEAEKAFRGALDLAERAYGRDAPQVIAPLRGLAYIAANPRSDPGRLVEADAWIRRALRVAEANFGTDDPRLSRLLHSLGINLWTAGALEEASEHLVRAVALSERAHGESRDTAYIMTSLIYVLLEAERPADALPLAERALRIQEAAADSTSGSAVTLALIALGRCLMGVKRNTEAIACMEQAAARILARNPDARSPALGEIRGWIEQMRREP